The Cervus elaphus chromosome 21, mCerEla1.1, whole genome shotgun sequence genome window below encodes:
- the LOC122678955 gene encoding NADH dehydrogenase [ubiquinone] 1 alpha subcomplex subunit 3-like produces the protein MAERVAAFLKNVWAKEPVLVASFAIAGLAVILPTLSPYTKYSLMINWATLHNYPMLLRDDRNMPDVPSHPQDPQGPSLEWLERL, from the coding sequence ATGGCTGAGAGAGTCGCAGCCTTCCTCAAGAATGTCTGGGCCAAGGAACCTGTGCTAGTGGCATCCTTCGCCATTGCAGGCCTCGCTGTAATCCTGCCCACACTCAGCCCCTACACCAAGTACTCGCTCATGATCAACTGGGCCACACTGCACAACTACCCAATGCTCCTCCGAGACGACAGGAACATGCCCGACGTGCCCAGCCACCCTCAGGACCCCCAGGGCCCGAGCCTGGAGTGGCTGGAGAGACTGTGA